In Nicotiana tabacum cultivar K326 chromosome 19, ASM71507v2, whole genome shotgun sequence, one DNA window encodes the following:
- the LOC107764066 gene encoding pentatricopeptide repeat-containing protein At5g27460-like produces MLFKVVGFNLSRFQGSWTWRYALSRSCSSSTNKTTLFNRSYPSGFDLKKRILKVVSSDVNTTRSVLQNWVDEGRKVSVPELRIITRQLVKRRRFKPALEILKWMETQHRSHMLASDYAMRLELTVKDHGSTEAERYFDSLTSTFIRKAASVPLLRCYVKERSAEKAEAFMLKINRLGLALSPHLFNEMMKLYMATSQYQKVLSVILQMKQNRISLNVLSYNFWMDACGKLSGVESAEMVYKEMQSNQNVEVGWTSLSTLANIYMKAGLTDKAFLALKIAEKKISKSTHRPYFFLITQYASLNNKDGVLRVWEASKAVNSQMTCANYMCILSSLVKLGDMREAERIFAEWESQCRTYDIRVCNILLGGYMRNGSVEKAESLHYRTLEKGGCPNSKTWEILVEGWIRSQQMVKAIDALKSGLAALKRYDWRPSPSIVVAIAEYFEETRNFENAMEFLKTLRHFRLANLQVYKSLLRMQTSREESPQGILDMMQKDGIEVDDETSVICSGILH; encoded by the exons ATGCTATTCAAGGTAGTTGGCTTCAATCTTTCAAGATTTCAAGG CTCATGGACATGGAGATATGCGTTGTCACGATCATGCTCAAGCTCAACCAACAAAACGACGCTGTTTAACAGAAGTTACCCCAGTGGGTTTGATCTAAAAAAACGAATTTTGAAGGTGGTTTCATCAGATGTGAACACGACGAGGAGTGTGCTTCAGAATTGGGTGGACGAAGGCCGTAAAGTTTCTGTACCCGAGCTCAGGATTATTACCCGGCAGCTggtgaaacgacgtcgtttcaaacCCGCTCTGGAG ATACTTAAGTGGATGGAAACTCAACACAGATCTCACATGTTAGCTTCCGATTACGCCATGAGATTGGAATTAACTGTTAAAGACCATGGTAGCACAGAAGCTGAAAGATATTTTGACAGTTTAACAAGCACTTTTATACGGAAAGCTGCTTCCGTCCCTCTTCTTCGTTGTTATGTTAAAGAAAGGTCCGCTGAGAAGGCTGAAGCTTTCATGCTAAAGATAAACAGGTTGGGACTTGCTCTGAGCCCTCATCTGTTTAATGAAATGATGAAGCTTTATATGGCTACATCTCAGTACCAGAAAGTATTATCTGTCATTTTGCAAATGAAGCAAAACCGAATATCCTTAAATGTTCTCTCCTATAATTTCTGGATGGACGCATGTGGGAAGCTCTCTGGGGTCGAATCAGCAGAGATGGTATACAAAGAAATGCAGAGCAACCAAAATGTAGAAGTGGGATGGACCTCTTTATCTACATTAGCGAATATTTATATGAAAGCAGGACTGACGGATAAGGCCTTTTTGGCCCTAAAAATTGCTGAAAAGAAAATATCCAAAAGTACTCACCGGCCTTACTTCTTTCTCATTACACAGTATGCTTCCTTGAATAACAAAGATGGAGTACTTCGGGTCTGGGAAGCTTCTAAAGCAGTAAATTCTCAAATGACTTGTGCTAATTACATGTGTATCTTGTCATCTTTGGTGAAGCTTGGCGACATGAGAGAAGCCGAGAGAATTTTTGCAGAATGGGAGTCTCAATGCAGAACATATGACATTAGGGTCTGCAACATACTTCTTGGTGGATACATGAGAAATGGATCAGTGGAAAAAGCTGAATCATTACATTATCGCACGTTGGAGAAAGGTGGATGTCCAAATTCTAAAACCTGGGAGATACTGGTGGAGGGCTGGATAAGAAGTCAACAAATGGTTAAAGCTATTGATGCCTTGAAAAGTGGTCTTGCTGCTCTAAAACGTTATGATTGGAGGCCTTCACCAAGTATTGTTGTTGCCATTGCAGAATATTTCGAAGAAACTAGAAATTTTGAGAATGCTATGGAGTTTCTTAAGACTCTTAGACATTTTCGTCTTGCTAATTTGCAAGTGTACAAGTCATTGCTTAGAATGCAAACCTCAAGAGAAGAAAGTCCACAGGGCATCCTTGATATGATGCAGAAGGATGGAATTGAAGTGGATGATGAGACCTCTGTTATCTGTTCAGGCATTTTGCATTGA
- the LOC107764067 gene encoding glutathione transferase GST 23 produces MAGEGVKLLGYWASPYALRVHWALKLKGVEYDYQEEDLPNKSPLLLQYNPVHKKIPVLVHNGKPIAESLVILEYIDETWKQNPLLPEDPYERAKARFWAKFVDDKCVPGIFATFSKVGEEQQKIVKEARENLKLLEGELDKKRFFGDTRIGFIDVASAWIICWAQIVEEIIDIKLIDAEEMPSLVVWFQNILEAAPILKECTPPKDKLLEHNKGFYKMLVASASP; encoded by the exons ATGGCAGGTGAGGGAGTGAAATTGCTTGGATACTGGGCAAGCCCTTATGCTCTAAGGGTTCATTGGGCTCTGAAACTTAAAGGGGTTGAATATGATTACCAAGAAGAAGATCTCCCAAACAAAAGTCCTTTGCTCTTGCAGTATAATCCAGTTCATAAAAAGATTCCGGTTCTGGTTCATAATGGGAAACCTATTGCAGAATCATTAGTCATACTTGAATACATCGACGAGACTTGGAAGCAAAATCCCCTCCTCCCTGAAGATCCTTATGAAAGAGCCAAAGCGCGATTCTGGGCAAAATTTGTTGATGATAAG TGTGTGCCAGGAATCTTTGCTACTTTCTCCAAGGTCGGAGAGGAGCAGCAGAAGATAGTAAAAGAAGCTCGTGAGAACTTGAAACTTTTAGAGGGCGAACTAGACAAGAAACGCTTTTTTGGAGATACGAGGATAGGCTTCATTGATGTTGCATCTGCTTGGATCATTTGTTGGGCTCAGATTGTTGAGGAGATTATTGATATCAAACTTATTGATGCAGAGGAAATGCCTTCACTTGTTGTATGGTTTCAGAATATCCTCGAAGCTGCTCCCATTCTGAAAGAGTGTACACCACCCAAAGACAAATTGTTAGAACATAACAAAGGATTTTACAAGATGTTGGTTGCTTCAGCGTCACcttga